A window of the Hevea brasiliensis isolate MT/VB/25A 57/8 chromosome 6, ASM3005281v1, whole genome shotgun sequence genome harbors these coding sequences:
- the LOC110646530 gene encoding uncharacterized protein LOC110646530, with translation MYGHGNSTFPRADFVLGHHPSSPDGPAPSAFLSVSGQFPSPAHLIIPDQLAAYEMAGSSTTSGCSSYGSPSSLASCGTTQQPSLIQRSISSHSLQKNGYHCHFTCPQDFLDLDTSHVRRVFSTGDLQHGHKADSPLSSESSVIIESMSKACKYSPEEKKERIEKYRSKRTQRNFNKKIKYACRKTLADSRPRIRGRFARNDEILKSVQAQWSNISGEEDEDYDDNWIDFLDAFSANSIP, from the exons ATGTACGGTCACGGTAACTCCACATTCCCACGCGCCGACTTTGTCCTCGGACACCATCCTTCGTCTCCCGACGGTCCTGCTCCATCGGCTTTCCTGTCTGTGTCAGGTCAGTTCCCGTCGCCAGCTCACTTAATCATCCCGGACCAATTGGCTGCATACGAGATGGCCGGTAGCAGTACTACTAGTGGGTGCAGTAGCTACGGTTCGCCGAGTTCGCTGGCGAGTTGTGGAACGACTCAGCAACCCAGTTTGATTCAGAGGAGTATTAGTAGCCATTCCCTTCAAAAGAATGGGTATCATTGTCATTTCACATGCCCCCAGGATTTTCTGGACTTGGACACCAGCCATGTGAGAAGGGTTTTTAGCACTGGTGATTTGCAG CATGGACACAAGGCAGACAGTCCATTATCAAGTGAGAGCAGTGTGATAATTGAGAGTATGAGCAAAGCATGCAAATACAGTCCAGAGGAGAAGAAAGAGAGGATTGAAAAGTACAGAAGCAAGAGGACACAGAGGAACTTCAACAAAAAGATTAAG TATGCTTGTCGGAAAACACTGGCAGACAGCCGGCCACGCATCAGAGGGAGGTTTGCAAGGAACGATGAAATCTTAAAGAGTGTTCAAGCTCAATGGAGCAATATAAGTGGGGAAGAAGATGAGGACTATGATGATAATTGGATTGATTTTCTCGATGCTTTTTCAGCAAATTCAATTCCTTAA
- the LOC110646532 gene encoding chitinase 2-like — protein sequence MVLSKLFITVLVLQALIPFHSSIQAAPTNSNLFREYIGAEFNKVKFTDVPINPNVDFHFILSFAIDYDSSSSPSPTNGKFNVFWDSENLSPSDVSSIKNQNSNVKVALSLGGDSVQGGYAYFSPSSVNSWVSNAVSTLTDIIQQYNLDGIDIDYEHFQTDPDTFTECIGQLISTLKRNGVISFASIAPFDDDQVQGHYQALWKKYGHLIDYVNFQFYAYDQGTTVSQFMSYFNTQSTNYNGGKVLVSFISDGSGGLAPDDGFFTACNRLKSQKQLHGIFVWSADDSKANGFRYEKQSQALLAIHH from the coding sequence ATGGTGCTCTCCAAGCTTTTTATCACCGTTCTTGTCCTTCAAGCTCTAATCCCCTTCCACTCTTCAATCCAAGCTGCTCCTACAAATTCAAACCTCTTCCGAGAATATATAGGAGCTGAGTTCAATAAAGTAAAATTCACTGATGTTCCTATTAATCCGAATGTCGATTTCCACTTCATTCTCTCCTTTGCCATAGACTATGACAGCTCAAGTTCTCCTTCTCCCACAAATGGAAAATTCAATGTCTTTTGGGACTCCGAAAATCTCAGCCCTTCTGATGTTTCTTCTATCAAGAACCAAAATTCCAATGTCAAAGTGGCCTTAAGTCTTGGAGGGGATAGTGTACAAGGTGGCTATGCTTACTTTAGCCCCTCTTCAGTGAATTCTTGGGTCTCTAATGCTGTTTCCACACTTACAGATATCATCCAACAATATAATTTGGAtggaattgatattgattatgagcACTTTCAGACTGATCCTGATACCTTCACAGAGTGCATAGGACAGCTTATTTCAACCCTTAAGAGGAATGGTGTAATCTCTTTTGCTTCTATAGCTCCATTCGACGATGACCAAGTTCAAGGCCATTATCAAGCCTTGTGGAAGAAGTATGGACACCTAATAGACTATGTCAATTTCCAATTCTATGCATATGATCAAGGAACAACAGTGTCTCAGTTTATGAGCTACTTTAACACCCAAAGCACCAACTACAATGGTGGTAAGGTCTTGGTGAGCTTTATCAGTGATGGAAGTGGTGGATTAGCACCAGATGATGGATTCTTTACAGCCTGCAATAGGCTCAAGAGTCAGAAGCAACTACATGGGATCTTTGTTTGGTCTGCAGATGACTCCAAGGCAAATGGTTTTCGCTATGAGAAGCAATCACAGGCACTATTAGCAATACACCACTGA
- the LOC110646531 gene encoding chitinase 2: protein MEIGLLKLFPALLIILQALSTTHISILQVADAANSKLFREYIGANFKNVAFDEVPINPNVEFHFILSFAIDYDTSSPPSPTNGNFNVFWDSGNLSPSQVSSIKNQHSNVRVALSLGGDSVGNDPAFFKPSSVESWRANAVSSLTQIIKNYNLDGIDIDYEHFQSDPDTFAASVGGLIETLKTNKVISFASIAPYPEVQSYYLALWKSYGNLIDYVNFQFYAYDKGTTVSQFLGYFETQSSNYNGGKILTSFESNGNRGLSPENGFFTACDTLKNQQKLHGIFVWCADDSKNNGFQYERQSQELLAGSQLV from the coding sequence ATGGAAATTGGACTCCTGAAACTTTTTCCTGCTCTTCTCATCATTCTTCAAGCTCTCTCCACAACCCATATATCAATCCTGCAGGTAGCTGATGCTGCAAACTCTAAGCTTTTTAGAGAATATATAGGAGCAAATTTCAAAAATGTCGCATTCGATGAGGTTCCCATTAACCCAAATGTTGAATTTCACTTCATTCTTTCCTTTGCTATAGACTACGATACTTCATCTCCTCCTTCCCCTACCAATGGAAATTTCAATGTGTTTTGGGATTCTGGTAATCTTAGCCCTTCCCAAGTTTCCTCCATCAAGAATCAGCATTCAAATGTCAGAGTGGCTTTGAGCCTTGGAGGGGATTCTGTTGGAAATGATCCTGCTTTCTTTAAACCATCCTCTGTGGAATCTTGGCGAGCTAATGCTGTGTCTTCCCTCACTCAAATCATCAAGAACTATAATTTGGATggtattgatattgattatgagcACTTCCAATCTGATCCTGATACTTTTGCTGCTTCTGTTGGTGGGCTTATAGAAACCCTCAAGACAAACAAGGTAATCTCTTTTGCTTCTATAGCTCCATACCCCGAAGTTCAAAGCTATTACTTGGCATTATGGAAGAGTTATGGAAACCTCATAGACTATGTCAATTTCCAGTTTTATGCTTATGATAAAGGAACCACTGTATCTCAGTTCTTGGGTTATTTCGAGACTCAAAGCTCTAATTATAATGGGGGTAAGATCTTAACGAGCTTTGAGAGTAATGGGAATCGTGGCTTATCACCAGAAAATGGTTTCTTTACTGCCTGCGATACGCTTAAGAACCAGCAGAAGCTCCATGGTATCTTTGTATGGTGTGCAGATGACTCCAAGAATAATGGTTTCCAGTACGAAAGGCAATCTCAAGAACTATTAGCAGGTAGTCAACTGGTTTAA